The genomic stretch ACACCAATGCTgaaccccactccctccctgtgcCATACACCAACACAGATCCGTCTGCCATGCCGACGCTGGTCCCCGTGCCCTCCCCATGCCACACACCATCACAGATCCATCTGCCACGCTGATGCTGGTCCCCGCGCCCTCCCCGTGCCATGCACCATCGCAGATCCGTCTGCCATGCCGATGTtggtccccccaccctccccgtgCCACACACCACCGTAGATCTGTCTGCCATGCTGACGCTGGTCCCCACGCCCTCCCCATGCCACGCACCAACACAGATCCGTCTGCCATGCCGACGCTGGTCCCAGCGCCCTCCCCATGCCACGCACCATCACAGATCCGTCTGCCATGCCGACACTggtccccgctccctccccgtcCCACGCACCATCACAGATCTGTCTGCCATGCCAATGCCGGTCTCCACGCCCTCCCCGTGCCATGCACCATCACAGTTCCATCTACCATGCCGACACTGGTCCTCGCACCCGCTCCATGCCACGCACCAACACAGATCCATCTGCTACGGTGACGCTGATCCCCGCGCCCTCCCCATGCCACACACCATCACAGATCCGTCTGCCATGTCGACGCTGGTCTCTGCGCCCGCCCCACCATCGCAGATCCATCTGCCATGCCAATGCTGGTTCCCGCACCCACTCCATTCCATGCACCATCACAGATCCATCTGCTACGGCGACGATGATCCCTGCGCGCTCCCCATGCCACGCACCATTGCAGATCCATTTGCCATGCCGATGCTGGTCCCTGCGCCCGCCCCACCATCGCAGATCCATCTGCCATGCCAACACTGGTCCCCGCACCCTCCCCATGCCATGCACCATCACAGATCCGTCTGCCATGCCGACGCTGGTCCCCGCGCCCTCCCCGTGCCACGCACCATCACAGATCCGTCTGCCATGCCGACACTGGTCCCCGCGCCCTCCCCGTGCCATGCACCATCACAGATCCGTCTGCCATGCCAATGCTGGTCTCCACGCCCTCCCCGTGCCACGCATCATCACAGATCCGTCTACCATGCCGATACTGGTCCCCACGCCCTCCCTGTGCCACGCACCGTCACAGTTCCGTCTACCATGCCGACACTGGTCCCCACACCCGCTCCATGCCACGCACCAACACAGATCCATCTGCTACGACGACGCTGATCCCCGCGCCCTCCTCGTGCCACACACCATCACAGATCCGTCTGCCATGCCGACGCTGGTCTCTGCGCCCGCCCCACCATCGCAGATCCATCTGCCATGCCAATGCTGGTCCCCGCACCCACTCCATGCCATGCACCATCACAGATCCATCTGCTATGGCGACGATGATCCCTGTGCGCTCCCCATGCCAAGCACCATTGCAGATCCATCTGCCATGCCGATGCTGGTCCCTGCGCCCGCCCCACCATCACAGATCCGTCTGCCATGCCGACGCTGATCCCCGCGCCCTCCCCATGCCACGCACCAACACAGATCCGTCTGCCACGCCAATGCTGGTTCCCGCGCCCTCCTTAGGCCACGCATGAGTCCCCCAGTGCCTGCACCAGCGCGGGCGgctcaggaggaggaggtggaggaggagtaGAGGTAGGTGGTCTCGATCGTCCAATCCGAGGGCAGCTCCTCGGGGCAATGGCCCTTCATGTGCTTCTGCAtggcagccaggctggggcagaaCTGGCAGCACAGGGTGCAGCGATAGGGGGCCGCGCCACCGTGGGTCCGCAGGTGCTTGATCATTGCAGAGTAATCGCGGGAGCGCTGGGGGCAGAGCTTGCACTGGAATGGCTTCTCGCCTGCTGGGGGCAACGGGCTGTGAGGGGGGGGAGAgtatccccagcccctcccccccctcccccctgccctggccccccaaccctctcccaaagccctccctgccctccccccagccccagccctagccCGCTGCTCCTCCCACCAAACCCAGCGTCACTTTCCTGGGGGAAGCACAGGGTTAAGGCCATGGCAGGGTGGGGGACTGGAGGGGTAgggctgcccccccaggacccagAGAGGTGGGGGGGACCAGAGCGCCCCTGACTCCCAGTGGTGGGAGGGCTGGTGGGTGATGGTGTGGGAGCGACGCCCCAGCCTGCAAGGGCACAAGGCAGGTATGTACCTGGTTCCCAGGAGTTAGGAGGGGTGCAACACGGTCAGGGAGCACCAGGGGCTGAGGTCCGTGGGGGAGGCGCACACGGCACTCGGGGGGCTAAGGCCCGTAGGGGAGGGGAAATGGCACAGGGGGGAATGACACCCATGGGGGGGCACATGGTACTGGGGGGGCTGAcgcctgtgggggaggggcacacgGCACAGAGGAGGGGATGACACCCGTGGGGGAGAGACACACAGCAAGGGGGGGGTGACACCTGTGGGGAAGGGACATGCGGCACTGGGAGGGCTGATGCCCATGGAGGAGGGGCACCCCACATGGGGCGGGGGGCACTGGTGCTGTGGCAGGCAGGTCCCACTCACCAGTGTGCACCCGATAGTGCGTCTCCATCTGATGCTTGAGGGTGAAGCGCTTGCTGCACTCGCCGCACTCATAGGGCTTCTCGCCTGGGGGCGCCCGCCGGGACTCCCGCAGCTTGGCCTCAGCCTGGAACCCGCGGGCACAGAACTCCCGCTCCAACAGCCGCTGGCCTGCAGGGATGGCACCGGGGTCAGtcctgcaggtcaggagtgatgGGTGCCAGCtggacaggggcagggcaggggcgctCACAGCCCAGGCTGTACCCATGTGGCTGCGGCAGTGTCTGCGCAGCGCCATCTGGCTGGGGAACTGCCGCTGGCACAGCTGGCAGATGTAGCTCCAGGCGCTGGCTGGCTGAGCCCGGGGGGGGCACTGCGGGCCATATGTCAAGTACAGCATGGGTGACACCGTGGGTGACGCCgctgtggctggctctggggaggagcaggagagacACGGCTCAAAGATGGGTCCAGCCcaccccaccagcccctccccagtgAGCCCAGCTGgctcccaccctcctccccccaaatcaGACCCATGGGCCATCCAACCTGGGTTTTCCAGCCCTGCTGTCCTCAGGTGACCCAACAAGAACAATGTGCCCAGTTGAAACAAATGAAAcatccacccccacactgacactgCCTCTCAGGGACCCCCCACTGTCAGTGCCCCCCTGgtctcccttctcctgcccctctCACCTCCAGGGGGTGCCATGCTCAGGGGCGGCAGGTCCTTGTCACAGCTCTGCCGGGCCTggcaaggtgggagggggagcggCTGGGGCCCTGGGGAGATAAAGTGATTGTCAGCTGGGTTGTGGGATGGACGGGGTGAGGGGTCCGGGGTAGGGGCAAGTTACAGGGAGGAATGGGATCTCGGATCTCGGAGGCGACGGGAtagttggggtggggctggaagaCTCAGGAGACAAGGGCAGTGGGGTGGCTGGGAGGTTGGAGGGGCCCAGTAGAGCCGGTGAGGGGCAAGGCAGGAGGAAGGGCCGGGGGAGGTAATGGGGCAGTGGTTGGGGTCAGGGGTCCAGGAGCTGCtagtgggaggagatggggcagggtggggcagttGGCAGGGTCCATACCTGGGTGGCatagggaggggggtggatggtgAAGGGTCCATAAATGGGTGGTAGAGtgcgggggcagggtgggggtccATATATGGGTGGCACGGGGGGCAGAGAGGTACATACTTGTGTGGCACAGTGGCGGCAAGGTGTGGGGTCAGTACAGGAGTGGCACAGCGGGGTGGCAGGGGAGTCCTTATGTGAGTGGCACAGTGGAGGATAGGGTGGGAGGTCTGTACGTGAGTTGCACAGcaggggggcaggatgggggggtcCATATGGGGGTGACACAGCCAGGGGGGTTGAGTGGGTGGTCCATACGTGGGTGGCACagcaggggggcagggtgggtggtGGGTACATGGGTGGCacagtgggggggctgggtgggggatcTGTACATGAGTGGCacagtgggggggctgggggctttTTACAAGTGTGCCacagctgtgggggcaggggggatggggGGTCCTTACGTGGGTGGCAGAGCAATGGGAGGCGCAGGGCGTCCGGGCCCCGCTGCGGGCAGAGGTCGTACGCCGAGCTCTTGGCCGGAGCCACCGGCAGCCTGAGCAGAGGAAAACAAGGGGTTAAACGGCAAGTGACCCACAAGATTCAGGATGGGGCCAGGTGGAATCTCCAACCAgagcgccccatcacccccagtCCCCCATAGCTCTGACCCCATTGCCCCTGTGATGCTCTATACCTCAGGgcaacaccctacacccccaggtttatctttataaaatgactgtgtggtatccaatgcaaagtttgtcatgttgcgtgtcttcagaaggctcatgatgcactgagcatggttgttataggatgttatagtaattgttacaatAATGTTATAGTGAGGTTGTAGGTTAtcatttcatgtatatagttatgaggctgaaaatgtatcctcatggcttaaagcaagcctaggcaaaaactctccaagagcagagaggcagttcacacctcatcagggcatggatggggcaagcccagcccagcctcagagGAACAAAGGGCGCTGGCCTAGgtagcaacaaaagaatctgttagaccctggagggagtcacccccttcctttggtcagtttgggactgcaatgagataatgctcacctgactctaagggggggggggtggcaaagccaagaggaaagaaaggacatgataaaagggagagacattttgccatgctctctctcttccacctacatctacagacaccaccaccaagcacctgaagcactgatcaaaggggagagcctggctgaagagcaaccagacagcctgtggtgagaagcatctaagtttgtaagggccctgaaagtgttaagatcagcttagaatgcattttgcttttatttcatttgaccaaatctgacttcttgtgctttgacttataatcacttaaatctatctttatagttaataaatctgtttgtttattctacctgaagccgTGTGTTTGATTTGAAGGATGACAGAGACTCGCCTTGTGAGAACAAACCTGGTACCTATCAATTTCTtcgttaaattgacaaactcatataagcttgcagtgtccagcgggcataactggacactacaagacggaggttcctagagTCGTGTGTGggactccctgtcccctgactggattccaatccacatctgaggagCCTTCTTGggaacattcaaggtagcatgtgagccgTGGCTGCcgcctgcaaactgagtcatgcatggacatgtgacttgcccgtgtgactccaaactccatcttgctgctgtgattttccacagtaagaacaaaggggtttccttccacatggcagagaatataaaaTGCCCTGGAAACCATTCCATCttttcttcaatcctgcttctgacctttGGAGGAACtgtgctacaaactgaagctctgaacaaaggactgaatgacccatcccagctgtggatgtcctccagagacttgatttgaacctgcaatttgttccatcactgctacaagcctgaaccaagaacttttgccattactatatgtaattaattccatttaaccaattttagctcatctatatttctttttttttatgaataaaccttttagattctaaaggattggcaacagcatgatttgtgggtaaaatcTAACTGGTATATTGACCAGGGTCTGGGTCTTGGACCtgtgggatcaggagaaccttttttcttttactggggtattgattttcataaccattcatcctcATAAGGAGTGGCACTGAtagtgatactgggaaactggagtgtctaagggaattgcttgtatgacttctggttagccagtggggtaaaaccaaagtcctctctgtttggctggtttggtgtgccttagtagTGAAGGAACCACAGCCTtcggctgtgactgccctgctctaagcaatttgtcctgaattaaTACTCTCAGTGTGTCTGGCCAAAGGCTGCTTTGTTACACCCCACAGTTCACCCTACAGATCCCATTCCCCTAGAACCTGGCAGCCCTCCACAGTTCACCCAGCAAATTCTGTCCCCCTTAAACCTGGCAGCTACCCACAGTTCACCCTGCAGGTCCCCATCCCCCTAGAATCAAGAGGCACCCATAGTTCACACTGCAAGTCTCCGTCCTCCTAATATCTGGCAGCCCCCCACAGTTCACCCTGCAGATTCCATCCCCTAGAATTCAGCAGCCCCCCCCAGTACACCCTTGAGATTCCATCCTCCTAGAACCCAGGAACCCCACTCTACATTTCACCCTGCAGATCCCAATCCCCTAGAACAAAGCAGCCCCCAACAGTGCACCCTGGAGGTCCCCAtccccccagaaccccccacaGTTCACCCTGCAGATGCCATCCCCCTGGAACCTGAGAGCCTCCCTGTGAGgaagttggggatttttgtagtgttttacaTGAATAGTGTGTGCGCgcttcagtttccctgtgtgctgcatgtttaaaaaggtggtgggagagggtttgttgttgcagaggaCCAGGTGTGCCCTCACCTCGCAACCGGAACCCCTAGACAACGGCCTGGAGATGGGGAACCCTAACAACTGGTGACCTGCTGACTAAGAGGCCCACCCCAGCTTGGCAGTcagctggttctggccagtgggaggacaaagggctgagagaggaccccggtgacctgaccagccagttggagccagaggggaacaaaggacTGAAGAGAGAGGGCCCCAGTTACTTCTTTACCAGGgacagaagacaaaggacaggggaGGAGCTATTGGAGCCAGAGATATCGGATGCCCAGCTGGAAAGCGCAGGGTCTCTGGACtggagagagagcaggcagagcccacctggatgcaggggaggcTTAGATGTAcggtgctgagggaggccaggcctgagggtcttgagagtttcctatgctgggttcagacgctcaataaaccctccttttttatgctggctgagagtcgctccagtctagagaacaggggggcattattccctctgggagtgggggTCCTGGGCgtccagagcgagtggactcGCTGAGGGAGCCCACGGCGAGAGACaggtgtgctaaggctcagagaggtgagaTTCCAGGAGGCAGACGGGCTTGACCCCAGAGAGAGAGTGGATACCCAAGAAGGGCTGTTGCCCTGAAGGGAGTTCCTCCCAGGGATGGTatggggccaagagtgggcacgacCTGTGAGTCCATGCCCCCCCACAGTTCACTCTATAGATCCCATCACACTGGAACCCATTCCCCTAgtacccagcagctccccatATTTCACCCAGCAGATCCCATCCCCCTAGAACTCAGCAGTCCCCCACAGTTCACCCTGGAGATTCCATCCCCCTAGAATCTAGCAGCCCCTCACAGTTCAGCCTGCAGGTCCCCATCTGCCTGGAAGCCAGCAGCCCCCCACCATCTCCACAGTTCACCCTGCAAATCCCCCTCTCCCTAGAATCTTGCAGCCCCCATCAAATGATCTGGAACCCAGCTGCCCTCAACATATGAAACAGAACCTGGCCGCACCTGGTACATGCCATTCCAGAACCCAGGCACCTCCAATTCTTACTGTAGAGCGAAGCTAGTAACTACCCACACTTCTAGAACTTGGCTGCATGTATCGCTCTAGAATGTGGCAAcacctcccccccatccacatgAGAACCCACCTGTCAATACCACCAGGGAACACTCTAGAATCTCACAGCAGATGATCAGAGTGGCTCTAGAACCCACCTAGCCATGCATTTTCCTCCAGAATGGGGTCATCAACATGCTGAAGGAATCTAGAACCCAGTCGCTCCTGTGTCTACTGTAGAACAGTCTCCAGTTGTGTGGTGCTCTAGAATGCAACCCTGCTGTTCCTGAATGCTCTAGAACCCCACCTTGCCATGTTCCCACCACACCCAGGCTGCCTGCACCCTGCTGCCTGGCCCTCTACATCCTTCGCTTGCT from Dermochelys coriacea isolate rDerCor1 chromosome 24, rDerCor1.pri.v4, whole genome shotgun sequence encodes the following:
- the ZBTB32 gene encoding zinc finger and BTB domain-containing protein 32; translated protein: MAPPGGQRLLEREFCARGFQAEAKLRESRRAPPGEKPYECGECSKRFTLKHQMETHYRVHTGEKPFQCKLCPQRSRDYSAMIKHLRTHGGAAPYRCTLCCQFCPSLAAMQKHMKGHCPEELPSDWTIETTYLYSSSTSSS